Within the Dolichospermum compactum NIES-806 genome, the region TAGCAATTTTAGCTGGAGGGCAGTGGGTGTTGCTTTATTGCTTTATTGGGTGACTGGAGGTTTAGGTATTACTTTGGGATATCACCGTCTTGTCACTCATCGTAGTTTTCAAACACCCAAATGGTTAGAGTATGTCTTGGTAATTTTTGGGACACTATCTTGTGAAGGTGGTCCAATTGAATGGGTGGGTACACATCGTATTCACCACTTACATTCTGATACTGAATCAGATCCCCATGATTCCAATCAAGGTTTCTGGTGGAGTCACATGGGTTGGATGATTCATTTTGCGCCCGCTCACGATCAAGTTCCTCGCTTCACTAAAGACATTATTGATGACCCAGTTTATCAGTTTTTACAGAAAAATTTCATTTTCTTACAAATCGCCTTGGGCTTAGTTCTCTATTTTATAGGTGGCTGGCCAATGGTGGTTTGGGGAATTTTTGTGCGGATTATTTGGGTTTATCACTGTACTTGGTTGGTAAATAGTGCTACTCATAAATTCGGATACCGCACTTATGAATCTGGTGATAGATCAACTAATTGTTGGTGGGTTGCTATTCTCGTATTTGGTGAAGGTTGGCACAATAACCACCATGCTTTTCAATATTCTGCCCGTCATGGTTTGGAATGGTGGGAAATTGATATGACTTGGATGACTATTCAGTTATTACAATTACTAGGTCTAGCAACAAACGTAAAGCT harbors:
- a CDS encoding acyl-CoA desaturase; amino-acid sequence: MTIATSKPHINWVNTLFFVALHVGALFALIPSNFSWRAVGVALLLYWVTGGLGITLGYHRLVTHRSFQTPKWLEYVLVIFGTLSCEGGPIEWVGTHRIHHLHSDTESDPHDSNQGFWWSHMGWMIHFAPAHDQVPRFTKDIIDDPVYQFLQKNFIFLQIALGLVLYFIGGWPMVVWGIFVRIIWVYHCTWLVNSATHKFGYRTYESGDRSTNCWWVAILVFGEGWHNNHHAFQYSARHGLEWWEIDMTWMTIQLLQLLGLATNVKLAEKKA